The DNA region GCTCGTGGCCTTCACCTCCAGGCGCGATAAGGAGGGCAAGGAGGCCGAGCTGTACGTTATCCCCACGGATGGGGGCGAGGCGAGGCTCTTAGCGAAGTTCAGGTACGGGATAAAAAACCTCCGCTTCACGGAGGACGGCAGGGGCGTAGCAGTGGTCACGCCGGTGGATATAGAGAAGAAGCCGAAGGATGATGTCCACGTCATCAGGGAAATACCCTTCTGGTTCAACGGCCTCGGTTGGGTCTACGGCAGGAGGAACGTTGTCTACCTGGTGGACGTTGAAACCGGGAAGAAGAAGCGCCTGACGCCGAAGAACCTCGACGTCTCCCAAATCCGCTTCCACGACGGTAAGCTCTACTTCACAGCTCAAGAAGACCGCGAGAAAAAGCCGATGGTCAGCGACCTCTACGTCCTTGAGGGGGGCAGGGCAAAGCGCCTGACCCCGGGGGAGTGGAGCGTGGGCGACTTCGTCCCGCTCGAAGATGGAACCTTCGTCCTCAGTGCCAACACGAGGGAGAGGGGGATCCCGACCAATACGCACATCTACCACTACAACCCTGAGACCGGTGAGCTCAGGAAGCTCACGAAAGACCTCGACCGCTCGGCATACAACTCCCTCAACAGCGACGTCAGGGGAAGCCAGAGGGCAGAGCTCGTCTTTAAGGACGGGTGGGTCTACTACGTCGCCACCGACGGCCCGAGGGCGAACCTGTTCCGGGTGAACCTTGAGGGAAAGATCGAGCGCGTTGTCAGCGGGGACAGGAGCGTCGAGAGCTTTGCCATAGGTGATTACGTGGCCTTCACCGCCCAGGACGCGGTCACTCCAACGGAGCTTTACGTCCTGAGGGATGGAAAGGAAAAGCGCGTTACTGACTTCAACGGCTGGATTAAGGAATACACCCTCTCAAGGCCGGAGTACTTCAAAGTTAAGGCCAGCGATGGCGCTGAGATAGACGCGTGGATAATGAAACCCGTTGGCTTTGAGCCCGGCAGGAAGTATCCCGCTGTCCTTGAAATCCACGGGGGGCCAAAAACAGCCTACGGCCACTCCTTCATGCACGAGTTCCACGTTTTAACTTCCAAAGGTTTCGTCGTGGTCTTTTCCAACCCCAGGGGAAGCGACGGTTATGGAGAAGAGTTCGCCGACATAAGGGGACACTACGGGGAGAGGGATTATCAGGACCTAATGGAGGTCGTTGATGAGGCCCTAAAGCGCTTCGACTTTATCGACTCGGAAAGGATCGGAGTAACGGGCGGTTCCTACGGCGGCTTCATGACGAACTGGATAGTGGGCCACACGAAGCGCTTTAAGGCCGCGGTAACGCAGCGCTCCATCTCGAGCTGGGTGAGCTTTTTTGGCACCACAGACATAGGCTACTACTTTGCCCCCGACCAGATAGGAGGGGATCCGTGGAGCAACACCGGGGGCTACTGGGAGAAGAGCCCGCTGAAGTATGCCCCCAGCGTTGAAACGCCCCTGCTAATAATCCACTCAATGGAGGACTACCGGTGCTGGCTTCCGGAGGCCCTCCAGTTCTTCACGGCCCTGAAGTACCTCGGCAAGACGGTGGAGCTTGCCCTCTTCCCGGGCGAGAACCACGAGCTCTCCCGCTCCGGCAAGCCGAAGCACCGCGTGAGAAGGCTTGAGCTTATCGCCGGGTGGATGGAGAGGTGGCTCAAGGGATGATCCCTTTTCATAATCTTTAAATACATGAGCACACATAATTATGTGTGGTGATCCCATGCCCAACATAACACTCTCCGTCCCGCCAGAGCTCTACAAGAAGATGAAAGAGCACCCGGAGATAAGGTGGAGCGAGGTGGCAAGAAGGGCCATAGTGGAGTACCTGGCAAAGGTTGAGGCGGAGGAGCTTAGTTCGGAAGAGCTGCTCTCCTTACTCGGTGAAGACTTCAGGAAGGAGCTTGAGAAGACGCCCCTCGAAGAATACGAGAAGGCACTCGAAAAGGTGAGGGATGAGGAATGGAAGAGGATCTCTACGACACTAACGTCCTGATTGAAGCCCTCAAATCCGGGAAGAAGCTCAACGGCTACACGACGATTCTAAACATCGTCGAATTTCCAAGGGGCCTCGAGCTGGGGTTGACCGTGATAACCCCAACTTTAGAAGATTACCTGCTCGCAATCGAGATTTCCCAGGCAATGGTGAAAAAAGGAACCCCAGTTCCCGCTATTGATGCAGTTGTAGCGGCCATGGCCATCAACAGGAAGTTAAAGCTCGTGGCGAGAGACAAGCACTTCGGTGGATAAAAGAAGAGTTTGAAGGGCTGGATCTTCACAGCGTGTAATCCAGCACCTTCTCAGCCTCTTCAATGTGCTCGGGATAGACGTTCCTGATCTCCGGGTGGAGGGCCTTGATGACCCTTCCGACGAGCACGAAGAGGGTTCCCGCTATGATCGGAAGCTCGTTTACGACCTCTTCCTCAAGCGGTATGTCGGCGGGTATCTTCTTGAGGACGAACTTTCTGATGGGCTCGATCTCAACGCCCTCGTCCTCGATAATCGCCCTGAAGAGGTTCATGCTGTTTTTGAAGCCCTTAGTTACGGGTATGTGCCTGAGCTTTATCGTCCCGCTCCCCTCGGCAATGGCGTTCTCGTAGGCGACCTCAAAGAGGTCTGCGAGCTTCTTTTCGACTATTTCCATCATCTCCTCGGCCCTGGGTTTTATCACGGCGAGCTCACAGGTTCTCTCCAGTATCTTCTGGAGCTGCGGGTAGGGTATTATCATCTCTGCCATGGCCACCACCTCCGTGTTTTTGCCGGATATTTTTAGTAACTTCAGGTATATAAAAGTTTCGCTCAGAACAGAAACGATTGAAGTGCAAAAATCAGCGGGCCGAAGGGGAAAACCGCCATGGCACTCCCGCCCGTTGGCTTTAGGGCAATAATAGCCCCGAAAAGGGGAGGGGGCCAATCAAGGGTGAAGAGAAAACCAATAATGGGGAGGTTAACCTAAGAATCCCCTTATGCTGGCCGCCTCCACCACAAGGCCCTCGTTGATCTCCCCCTTCAGGATCCTGCCCGTTATCTCCCCGTGCCTGTCGTCTCTCTCGTATTCTCTGGCCATTTTAACCAGGTACTCGAGGAACGGGAACCTCTCGGCCACCCGCGGATTGAAGTAACGGAAGGCAAATTCAAGGTCTCTGTACAGGCCGTGATAGTACTCTGAAAGGAACTCGAGCTCCTTTTCGCCCAGTGCGCTTAGGCCAAGGAGCTCTGGCGGAACCCCAATTGAGTAGAGCGCGGCCGTGAACTTTATCGCCCTTGGCAATGCGGAACCGTTCACTTCCCTCGAGTAGCCAAAGAGACCCACGTGAAGCTTTCTTCTCCTGCGGGATGGGACGTATCTGGCCACTTCCCTTATCATCGGCGCCAGGGCCAGCATCTCCTTCTGATAGCGCTCTGTATAAGGTTCCGTTATTTCAAAGACCTCCTCCGGAACCTCTTCCGCTTTCCCACGGCTTTTTGATTTAACACGCTCTATCGCTTTGATGACCTCCATTGTAGGCCGGTCATACTTGAAGGAGCTCTGGGCGGTGTAGGTCTGGACGCTGGGGTATTCTGCTAAAACTGCATCGACGTTCTCCGGTATGAAGTGCCCCCTGAACGGTGCCCCTCCCACGCCTATTATCGGGTAGATTTCAACGCTCTCTTCTTCCCCCACTTTTTGAAGCTCGTAGAGGGCCTTTTTATCGTAAAGGACGGCACTTATTAGGCCGTAGTTCATGGCGGGGTCACTCCTGGCTAAGAAAACGCGCTGGTATTCGAGCTCCTTGTCCGAGAGGTACTCCCTCACTATCCCGGCGGAGTTTAGCAGGGCCTCCTTCGTCTCAAAAAGCGGGATAACGTTTATCTCCTCCGGGAAAAAGCGCCCTATCCACTCGTAGAGCTTGACATCGTAAACCCTCTTGTACTGTTTCCACACGATGTAACGTTTATACAGATGGTAGACGCGGTTGAGTTCGGCCGAGGATGTGGTCATGGGCAATATTACTTCGAATATCGGGGCGACTTCCTCCCCATAGAAGAGCCTCGCGTAGTCAGCAGAGCGGGCTACAGCCTCAAGCGTCTCAAGGAGAAGCTTAGCCTCCGCCTTCTCAACGCTGGGGTTTGGGACACGGGGAGTAAGGCGAAAGTCCTCACCGAGGCGATTTTTTCTGAAGAAGTTTGGGTAACGCTCAAAGAGCTTCCTGACGACGAACTCATCTACCTCCTTCCCCTCAAAGTCCCACATCTGTTCCTCTGCCCCTAAAACGCTGAAGGCGTAGAAAACTTCGGTGATCTCGTCTTCGCCCCCCATATCCGGGGCGGTGGCGAAAAACGGGATAAACACGTTGTCCGGATGCTGGGTGCTCATTATCCTTGGTATCATTTAGCCCGACCTCAATTCACGTTGCTGACTAAATTTAAACTTTTTGGGAGTAAACTTGAACGAATGACAAGAGGGTGGGAAAAGGTTTTTTAAGTCCCCCGAGTTTACCCGGGCCCATGAAGGCGTACATCCTTGCTTTCCCCGAAAAGAGGTGGGAGAACTACACGATTCCAGTAAATGATGAGCCGGTGGTAAAGCTCACCGAGAGGAGACTGCTGATGAGCAAGAGGATTGACGGGGTTCTCACCATCGTCAGAAATGACAAACTCAAGACCTACTCGCTCCACGTCTCCAACCCCGTCCCCGTCTCAGCTAAGAGCAAGATGGAGGCCCTCCTCAAGGCCCTTCCCGATGGGCCCTTCTTCCTGGTTGAAGGCAACATGCCTTTACTTATGCACTTCCTCGTTAACTACCTGATCGGGGTCTATTACGAAAACGAGCCCGAGGCCGTAATCCCGGTCTGGAGGGACGGGAGTGCGGAGGTCTTTCATGCAGTCTACGAGCCCGATGCCCTCGAGAACGCGGTGGGCTCGGCAACTGCAGAGGGCTACACCAGCCTTTCGAGGGTGGTGGAGTTCCTCGACTACGAGCCGGTATCGATCGAAGAACTTGCCGGGAGAAACCCAAAAGTAACGCTGAGCTTTGTCAGGGTTAAAAACTCGCTGGATGTGGCCTTTGTCGAAACAAACATGAAAGAATAAAAGCTACTCGAGCCACATTTCAAGTCTCTGCTTGCCTTTACCCAGGCTGGAGCGCTTGAGCTTTTTGATGTGGCCTATCTCCTTTATATCCCTCACGTGGGTTCCACCGCAGGGGATCACCTCGAAGTCCCTTATCTGAGTGTAGCGTGTCTCTCCCTCCCACCAGACTTTCATCTCGCCGCCCTCGTCAACGTAGCGGTTGAAGAGCTCGATTATTTTCTCATTGTACTGGTTGAGGTTTTCCTGATACTCAATGTCGTACCTGCCCTTTTCC from Thermococcus zilligii AN1 includes:
- a CDS encoding PIN domain-containing protein; its protein translation is MEEDLYDTNVLIEALKSGKKLNGYTTILNIVEFPRGLELGLTVITPTLEDYLLAIEISQAMVKKGTPVPAIDAVVAAMAINRKLKLVARDKHFGG
- a CDS encoding S9 family peptidase, translating into MAKGLTEKDLGKFKLVGNIDAFKRKLVFQVTEISIEKDDYFSRLYLYDKKVEPFTSGKKDSNPRFSPDGKLVAFTSRRDKEGKEAELYVIPTDGGEARLLAKFRYGIKNLRFTEDGRGVAVVTPVDIEKKPKDDVHVIREIPFWFNGLGWVYGRRNVVYLVDVETGKKKRLTPKNLDVSQIRFHDGKLYFTAQEDREKKPMVSDLYVLEGGRAKRLTPGEWSVGDFVPLEDGTFVLSANTRERGIPTNTHIYHYNPETGELRKLTKDLDRSAYNSLNSDVRGSQRAELVFKDGWVYYVATDGPRANLFRVNLEGKIERVVSGDRSVESFAIGDYVAFTAQDAVTPTELYVLRDGKEKRVTDFNGWIKEYTLSRPEYFKVKASDGAEIDAWIMKPVGFEPGRKYPAVLEIHGGPKTAYGHSFMHEFHVLTSKGFVVVFSNPRGSDGYGEEFADIRGHYGERDYQDLMEVVDEALKRFDFIDSERIGVTGGSYGGFMTNWIVGHTKRFKAAVTQRSISSWVSFFGTTDIGYYFAPDQIGGDPWSNTGGYWEKSPLKYAPSVETPLLIIHSMEDYRCWLPEALQFFTALKYLGKTVELALFPGENHELSRSGKPKHRVRRLELIAGWMERWLKG
- the ppcA gene encoding phosphoenolpyruvate carboxylase, whose protein sequence is MIPRIMSTQHPDNVFIPFFATAPDMGGEDEITEVFYAFSVLGAEEQMWDFEGKEVDEFVVRKLFERYPNFFRKNRLGEDFRLTPRVPNPSVEKAEAKLLLETLEAVARSADYARLFYGEEVAPIFEVILPMTTSSAELNRVYHLYKRYIVWKQYKRVYDVKLYEWIGRFFPEEINVIPLFETKEALLNSAGIVREYLSDKELEYQRVFLARSDPAMNYGLISAVLYDKKALYELQKVGEEESVEIYPIIGVGGAPFRGHFIPENVDAVLAEYPSVQTYTAQSSFKYDRPTMEVIKAIERVKSKSRGKAEEVPEEVFEITEPYTERYQKEMLALAPMIREVARYVPSRRRRKLHVGLFGYSREVNGSALPRAIKFTAALYSIGVPPELLGLSALGEKELEFLSEYYHGLYRDLEFAFRYFNPRVAERFPFLEYLVKMAREYERDDRHGEITGRILKGEINEGLVVEAASIRGFLG
- a CDS encoding DUF1931 family protein — encoded protein: MAEMIIPYPQLQKILERTCELAVIKPRAEEMMEIVEKKLADLFEVAYENAIAEGSGTIKLRHIPVTKGFKNSMNLFRAIIEDEGVEIEPIRKFVLKKIPADIPLEEEVVNELPIIAGTLFVLVGRVIKALHPEIRNVYPEHIEEAEKVLDYTL